The Paenibacillus antri DNA segment AGCGCCTCGAGCGCTTTCTCGATGCGGCGGACCCGCGTCTCCGGCGTCTTGGCGCCTTCGACCGAAAGTACGATTCTTCTTCGGTTGCTGTAGGATAAGTCGTCGAAGAACGCTTTCGCTTCGGGAACGGCGTCGAGCGCGGACAAGAAGTCCTTCGGCAGGGCGAGCTCTCTCGGCTCGTGATCCAGCGTCAACTCCACGTCGACCTCCTCGCCGGCGGCGACGCCCGCGCCGCTCCGATGCTCCGCGCTGAGCGGGATCATATATTTCCCGCCCATGACCGCGACCGTGCTTCGGTACGTATAGCCGCCTCCGATCGTCACGCGAACCGGCGGCTTCTTGCCGGCGCCGAGCGCTTCGACGATGTCGGGCGGCACCTCTATGCCGGTCGCCGTCTTGCGTTCGAGTAAGATTACAGTACGAAATTTCATCGTTCCTACCCCCTCTCTTCGTTGTAGAAAAACTCCGCCAATACCGGAGCCAACGCTCCCGGTTGTACGATATGCGTCTGCCCGTCCAGCATATGCAGCTTCGCGTTCGGCAGCGCATCGGCCAGCGCCTTCATCCCCGCGCGCATCCAAGCGGGACTCTTGCCGCCGACGCCGACAAGCGCCGGGATGGTTACCGATGCGAACGGCTCCGCCGGCAGCGGATCGCCTCGTTGGCAGGCGACCGTTAACGCCGTGTCGTACGGTAGCGTATGCGCCACCGCCTTCAGCTTCCGCCATGCGGGCATCAACGGCATGGTCGCGACGACGAAAGCCGGCAGACCCACGCCTTCCTTCATGAATAACTTCACCGCCGCCGCGCGGCGATCCGCCGAGACGTGCGCCTCGAGCCGCGCCGCGTAGTCCCCCTTCACGGGGATCCGGCTGCCGTCGACGATATAAGGAGCTTCGTACAAGGCTACTTTCCGGATGGAAGGCAGTCGTCGGGCGGCTTCGATAACGAGAGCGGCTCCGGACGAGATGCCGTACAAGAACGCCGAACCGCCCGCCGCGTTCACGAGCGCTTCAAGATCCTCGACCTCGCGCTCGATCGAATAAGGCTTCCTCTCGTCGCTATCGCCCCGACCGCGTCGATCGTACGTATATACCGCGAACCGGTCCTTCAGCATCTCAGCGAGCGGCCCGTTCGGACCCGATGCGCGGTAGCAGAGCGCCCCGTCCACGAGGATGAGAGCCGGTCCTTCGCCTATGCGGTCGAACGCGATCGCGGTACCGTCTTTCGAAATCGCCTTATTCATGTGTTTGCCCCTTACGAAATGGAATGATTGCGTTACACTGAATATACCTGTTAGGGAATATTCCTGTCAACGTATAATCCTTATTCTTGCACGAACGCCGTCGAATTTCGCGGTTGCTCGGGAAATACTCGGCTATAGCAGACGAAGGCCAGCTTCTTCTCGAAGCCCTCCTTGAGGTATAGGAGAATCGCCTGCTCGTTCCCGGCGTTGACGGCCGCGGCGTTCCCAACGGCTGCCCGCAAGAGCGTCCTACCGAGTCCCCGCCCTTGGAACGGCGGCTTCAGCGCCAACGGACCGATCGTCGCGCACGGCAACCCTTCGTATTCGTCCTTATGCGCGCGTA contains these protein-coding regions:
- a CDS encoding YdeI/OmpD-associated family protein, translated to MKFRTVILLERKTATGIEVPPDIVEALGAGKKPPVRVTIGGGYTYRSTVAVMGGKYMIPLSAEHRSGAGVAAGEEVDVELTLDHEPRELALPKDFLSALDAVPEAKAFFDDLSYSNRRRIVLSVEGAKTPETRVRRIEKALEALRVGRVI
- a CDS encoding alpha/beta fold hydrolase — its product is MNKAISKDGTAIAFDRIGEGPALILVDGALCYRASGPNGPLAEMLKDRFAVYTYDRRGRGDSDERKPYSIEREVEDLEALVNAAGGSAFLYGISSGAALVIEAARRLPSIRKVALYEAPYIVDGSRIPVKGDYAARLEAHVSADRRAAAVKLFMKEGVGLPAFVVATMPLMPAWRKLKAVAHTLPYDTALTVACQRGDPLPAEPFASVTIPALVGVGGKSPAWMRAGMKALADALPNAKLHMLDGQTHIVQPGALAPVLAEFFYNEERG
- a CDS encoding GNAT family N-acetyltransferase — protein: MDGREAPMAPEHIAKRQGGEDELEGGMLLLFAGEQPVGCVRAHKDEYEGLPCATIGPLALKPPFQGRGLGRTLLRAAVGNAAAVNAGNEQAILLYLKEGFEKKLAFVCYSRVFPEQPRNSTAFVQE